A region of Porites lutea chromosome 13, jaPorLute2.1, whole genome shotgun sequence DNA encodes the following proteins:
- the LOC140923341 gene encoding uncharacterized skeletal organic matrix protein 8-like, translating into MELKRKVLLIVILIFLLMDVSESRFRYRTKRHRNFGSRGRGTIRKTKPTRFKTTSAPLPSNRVIRQDECSVIVDKLPKKRPPGPICLRMSETQKLAMLREVGGYIPRYMALNRKHAEKFEDLTLDRLPLPSNVSSSQTSGSIPTGTKSDVRSKRMVDDSVTFIQQCRVAGVDPEIGLLRLCTECSAFTALPANVFPPFINEVVCNFGLPPGVNGPDCFNRIGFCQQGVIRFNFLRSTGEFEEDDDDDDVFIEELETFEQDVRTCCQCRAFTFIG; encoded by the exons ATGGAGCTAAAAAGAAAG GTGCTGCTTATCGTTATTCTCATTTTCCTGCTCATGGATGTCTCGGAGAGCCGCTTCCGCTACAGGACAAAACGTCACCGGAATTTTGGGTCTCGGGGCCGTGGAACAATCCGAAAAACAAAACCGACAAGATTTAAAACAACATCTGCTCCATTACCGTCTAACCGCGTTATCCGTCAAGATGAATGCAGCGTTATTGTCGATAAACTCCCCAAGAAGCGTCCACCAGGCCCAATTTGCCTGAGAATGAGCGAAACTCAAAAATTAGCCATGCTGAGAGAAGTTGGAGGGTACATTCCCCGCTATATGGCTCTCAACAGAAAGCATGCAGAGAAATTTGAGGATCTAACCTTGGATCGATTACCTTTACCGAGTAATGTATCCAGTTCGCAAACAAGTGGTTCGATCCCCACTGGAACTAAGAGTGACGTCAGAAGCAAACGTATGGTAGATGACTCGGTAACTTTTATACAACAATGCCGAGTCGCTGGTGTGGACCCGGAAATTGGACTATTGCGCCTGTGTACTGAGTGCTCAGCGTTTACCGCGCTGCCAGCAAAtgttttcccgccttttatCAATGAAGTCGTTTGCAATTTTGGCTTGCCACCAGGAGTCAACGGGCCAGATTGTTTTAACCGCATAGGATTTTGCCAACAAGGAGTAATCAGATTTAATTTTCTTCGATCAACAGGGGAATTTGaggaagatgatgatgacgatgatgttTTTATTGAGGAACTGGAAACATTTGAACAGGATGTTAGGACATGCTGTCAATGTCGAGCGTTCACTTTTATCGGCTAA
- the LOC140923397 gene encoding uncharacterized protein, with protein MASETTESWWAKIKAKPLVSIGRFIFFALLMIQSGFLAAYPATYRDQEMAASWLLCIPALFYCLCTEASLQRMFFTWGLYLVVFLIPIIAIIFAVAGDDLDKEKFLGPNALKVTLCLTPVLFLFLPNIASDLSGTDDHRQLAFRLTIQVTIDLFDAVEMLDIVLDETENSHGIPKWFGRLMVAVAWFSFLLSLLQMAEYKLDGGKVEQRKCFAIFRNAVQIVFLNFVFMVIRLVIFFVYKKEESIFIAKNGIAIYMSALEIYSIARTIDLN; from the coding sequence ATGGCTTCTGAAACAACAGAATCTTGGTGGGCCAAAATCAAAGCCAAACCATTGGTTTCGATAGGGCGGTTTATCTTCTTCGCTCTTCTGATGATCCAGAGTGGATTTCTCGCGGCATACCCTGCAACTTACCGAGATCAGGAGATGGCTGCTTCCTGGCTTCTGTGCATTCCTGCACTGTTCTACTGCCTCTGCACTGAAGCAAGCCTTCAAAGAATGTTTTTCACGTGGGGACTCTATCTTGTAGTTTTTTTGATTCCCATCATCGCCATTATATTTGCTGTAGCTGGCGACGACCTTGACAAGGAAAAGTTCCTCGGTCCTAACGCTTTAAAAGTAACTTTGTGCCTTACTCCGgtcctctttctctttttgccGAACATAGCTTCGGATTTAAGTGGAACTGATGACCACCGACAATTGGCTTTCAGACTGACCATCCAGGTAACCATAGATTTGTTCGACGCTGTTGAAATGCTTGATATTGTTCTTGATGAGACCGAAAACAGCCATGGAATTCCAAAATGGTTTGGAAGACTTATGGTGGCAGTTGCATGGTTCAGTTTCCTTCTGTCTCTCTTGCAAATGGCAGAATACAAACTCGATGGTGGAAAGGTCGAACAACGCAAATGCTTTGCGATTTTCCGTAACGCGGTGCAAATTGTATTTCTCAATTTTGTGTTTATGGTAATTCGTCTGGTTATCTTCTTCGTGTACAAGAAAGAGGAATCAATTTTCATCGCGAAGAATGGGATTGCCATTTATATGTCCGCGTTGGAAATATACTCGATCGCACGAACGATTGATCTTAACTGA
- the LOC140922931 gene encoding uncharacterized protein, producing MAHRAVIFLRCLGSFVFFALMAIQCGFLVSFAAKYKDESLWYLASLFYAPSFLFWIGALCLRKADLRRFFIVWALYMWLGLFPNTVIIFGFVVDDIKEESPLTPQALKIVLCITPLLLLLLVNTAKDSYSSDNKELVAKLSVQMAIDLFDAVEMLDIILDEKEHKFNICKGYEIAMICVVCISFCLSPWQMAENKVSRWSEPKTHYKTSLLRNVVEMFGVNAAFLVIRVLVFVNYGKDETIFIAKNVIAIILSVLEVVHLCVSH from the coding sequence ATGGCACACCGCGCTGTCATCTTCTTGAGATGTCTAGgaagttttgtattttttgcacTTATGGCTATTCAGTGTGGTTTTCTAGTTTCCTTCGCAGCAAAGTACAAAGATGAGTCATTATGGTATTTGGCATCACTTTTTTATGCCCCGTCTTTTTTATTTTGGATTGGTGCCCTTTGTCTACGCAAAGCAGATCTTCGCAGATTCTTTATCGTCTGGGCTCTGTACATGTGGCTCGGCTTGTTTCCAAATACTGTGATAATATTTGGTTTTGTGGTTGATGATATCAAAGAGGAGAGCCCCCTTACTCCACAAGCCTTGAAGATAGTGCTCTGTATTACCCCTCTTCTTCTGCTGCTTTTGGTAAACACCGCCAAGGACTCGTATAGCTCCGATAACAAAGAGTTGGTTGCAAAGTTATCTGTGCAGATGGCTATAGATCTCTTCGACGCCGTCGAGATGCTGGACATTATTTTGGACgagaaagaacacaaattcaaTATTTGCAAAGGGTATGAAATCGCAATGATATGCGTAGTGTGCATCAGTTTCTGCCTATCGCCATGGCAGATGGCGGAAAACAAAGTCTCACGTTGGAGTGAACCCAAGACGCACTACAAAACCTCCTTACTTCGTAACGTGGTTGAAATGTTTGGGGTAAATGCGGCGTTCTTGGTCATTCGTGTGTTGGTGTTTGTGAACTATGGAAAAGATGAGACCATCTTTATAGCAAAGAACGTCATCGCAATTATCCTGTCGGTGTTGGAAGTAGTTCATCTTTGTGTTTCACATTAG
- the LOC140923396 gene encoding uncharacterized protein, translated as MASCLVCLGRFAFIVLLGVQAYSLASYPAKYKENDGYYGLTALFLPAFVLRLYIMISNKHLEWLFVVWLLYVIGLVIFVGIIFGGPAPVEDRFKGTTKSSGDGNNLTSCIESRNITNATDSTTSPSHSTDLTFSTALNKTEFFGSNVLKMTLCLTPLLLLLLLSTGMDSIRYRELMWMLSLRIALDLFDGVEMLEVILEENELSHDVPRSYEEAIIAFVCLTFLLSPMQLMEIKLNVRRGNWKLHKCTTALRTTFQILCVNGVLLGLRLGLFFGYGKDASIFIAKNCIVITLSLFEICSLYGWFGCED; from the coding sequence ATGGCTTCTTGTCTAGTATGCTTAGGAAGATTTGCTTTCATCGTTCTTCTTGGCGTTCAAGCCTATTCGCTTGCTTCGTATCCAGCGAAGTACAAAGAGAACGACGGTTACTATGGGTTGACAGCCCTATTTCTTCCAGCATTCGTCCTGCGGCTTTACATTATGATCTCGAATAAACACCTTGAATGGTTATTTGTTGTTTGGCTGCTTTATGTCATTGGATTGGTGATCTTCGTAGGAATCATTTTTGGGGGACCTGCGCCGGTTGAAGACAGATTTAAGGGGACTACCAAAAGCTCAGGCGACGGAAACAACTTAACCAGCTGTATCGAGTCAAGAAACATAACCAACGCAACCGACTCGACTACATCTCCAAGTCACTCAACAGATTTAACCTTCTCGACGGCACTAAACAAAACGGAGTTTTTTGGTTCAAATGTCCTAAAGATGACCCTTTGTCTCACTCCACTTCTTCTGCTCCTTCTTCTAAGTACAGGGATGGACTCAATTCGCTACAGAGAGCTGATGTGGATGTTGTCTCTACGCATTGCACTAGACCTGTTCGATGGCGTTGAGATGCTAGAGGTTATTCTGGAAGAAAATGAGCTCAGTCACGACGTTCCAAGGTCGTATGAAGAGGCTATAATTGCCTTTGTGTGCTTGACCTTTTTACTTTCGCCGATGCAGCTTATGGAAATCAAACTAAATGTGCGTCGCGGAAATTGGAAACTTCACAAGTGCACAACGGCCTTACGTACAACTTTTCAGATTCTCTGCGTCAACGGTGTTCTTCTGGGGCTTCGGCTTGGACTTTTCTTTGGGTATGGCAAGGATGCCTCTATTTTCATTGCAAAAAATTGTATCGTTATTACTCTTAGCCTCTTTGAGATATGTTCTCTCTACGGTTGGTTTGGCTGCGAAGATTAA